The DNA window CGCACTCAATTCCGGCGATGGCTTTGGCAGCGATACCGCCGGGGCTTTGGCGCGTGCCCCGAATCATGTCCCAGAACCGCATCTCGAAGGCTCTTGGATCCGTACCGATGAGTGCCTGCTCCAAATCCTTAATTGTTCCAACAATTCCGTGAGGAGATCTGCCGTCGCTGCATTCACCGTAACCGGTGATACCCTCATCTGTTGCAACTTTGACAAATGTCCAAGGACGCCAGCCGGCGTCCACAATAAATGTCTCAATGTTCGTAATTTTCATATAATCCAACCTCTATTTTGTAAGCATCAAATGCCGTTATCTCTTAAAAATGCTGGGGCTGACCTGTCCGAATTGACTCAATTGCTTTGACCCCGATTTTCGTCGCTCGCAGCCCATCCTTTACCTTCGCTGCATTTACAGGATCTATATCCTTCCCCACCCAATCAATTAACGCTTGCATCTCATCGACATACCCGTGAGCCGCGCTACCGTTGCGATAATCGGAGGGTAGATCCTCCATCGTGAAATCAGCAGGCTCCACGCCCCAAAACTTAATCGCAGGTTCACCATAATAACCGTAGAGCGTTGCGGTCTTCGTTCCGCCGAACAATTCGTAGAACGCCTTGCCAGCCAACCCCGTCGCCACGCAGCCGTTGGCAAATCGAATCGTGGCAACAACACTATCGGTGATTTCGGGAATCTTCGGATGGGTCAGGTTACCGCCCTCTGCATAAATGGTGGTCGGTTCGGATCCGGCGAGCCAACACATCGCATCAAACAGATGACAACCCTGCGAAAGGACGTTGCCGCCACCTTCGACCGGATCGTTGGCCCAACTATCATCGCCCCACCGCGGATCCACGAGCTGCCCAACAATCACAAGAGGCGTCGGAACCACCTCCTTGAGTTTAGCAATGAAGGGCGAAAATCGCGCTTGAAACCCAGCCATCAACTTTACGCTTGCGCGTTCTACCGCTGTCTCGATCTGTTCGCACCCTTCGATCGTCAGTGCCAACGGCTTTTCAACAAAGATTTGCTTGCCGGCTTCTGCGGCTTCAATCGCGAGAGGTACATGCAGGTCGTGATGGGTACAGATTAACACAACGTCAACTAGATCGTCGTTGAAAAGATCCTGTGGATCGGTTGTGCAGTAGTCGCAGCCGACTTCAGTCTGCAACTGTTGAGCGGCTTCACTGCGGACATCAGCGAACCCGCGTAAATGCGCCCCTTCGATTTCAGCGAGATTTCGCGCATGATGGGATCCCATTCCACCACAGCCAATGAGACCGATTCCAACTTTGTCTGACATAGCCTTCCCTTCATCTGATCCCGATCTAATCGGGACATTTTTTATTGTATTATTACGATGTTGGGATATTTTACCTGTTTTGTTACGCTATTGCAAGGTCAGTTGTCATTGAAGTTATCTGCTTTGCCATTTCAAGTGGGCGAGGTTGCTATGGTCACCAGTAAGTATACAGTGTCGCCTCAAATAGAACTAATTGCAAGCAGGACAGCCCAGCAACCCAGTAGAAATCTGCCAGACCTCGCCGGCTGAGATGTTTCGCTACAGGGAGAACAATAAAAGGTGCCATAAAGATCCAGACCCGCTCGACCTCCATCGTGAAAAGCGTAGAAAAGGCAATCACCAGCAACGAAATTAGGTAGCCAACGATGTAGATGTCGATTGGCTTGCCATGTCGTCTGTCTTGAATTGCCAGCACAACCTGCCGAAGCCATACAGTTGTCATCGGTATCCCAACCCCAATAAAAAAAGCAAACAGATTTCCAACGCTCAAGTGAAAGTATCGCCCAATCGTCTCGTATCCTGTTCCCAGTGCCGCCCTGTCTTTTCTTATTGATGCTTGCAACGCTTCAATCAGATTGAACCCTGTAAATAGAAATATCAGCAGATAAAATGTGATGAAGGTAACACCGGCGATTAACAATAAAGTTAATGTACGTCTGAATCGACTTCGATCTACGATTAAGGTAAGCAGCATAACGACACTAAAAAACAGACCGATGAACACTGTCGAGTATGTCATCAGCAGCCCACAACCAAGTGAGATCCCCGTTAAGAATCCGTAGAATCTCGCTTGGCCCGAAAAAATCCCTCTGTAAAATAGGTAGAGGCTCAAGATTGGGAAAAGGCTGAACGGCCCATCCATCGATGTCCCCGTGAACATGACGAAGTTGGGAGTAATGAGGAGTAGCACGAGGGCGTATCGTCCGATTGATTCACCGTATAGCTCTTTTGCAAGCAGGTAGATTGGTATCACTGTTAGGCTTGTGAAGATAACCGACCCAAGTGATGCAGCCAACAAATTATATCCAAAGAGCTTGCTGATAATCCACAGGAACAGTATACCGCCGGGTGGATGGGTTTGTGCGTGCCCCGATAAAGTTGAGAACAACTCCGGTTTGGCGTAATCTCGCATGAATGACAGGAGGCCGACCCGATCTACCTTCGGCACATCGCTGTAGTATTCGTATCTTGTCCGCGTATACGGTTCAAGAAATGCAGGTAAATGTCGTCCGGCCACCTCCCGGTAGCCGTCAATCATGGCAACGCTGATACTGATTATGAGAAAAAAGCCAATCGAGATGACAAATAACTGAGTGGAGGACGCAGACTGCTGGAGGAAGATTCGGCAACAAAGGAGGAGAAATACTATCAGAACGACCAATGCAGGAAGTATCCAGATGCTCAGATCGATTTGCGGCAGTGCGTAGAGAGGAACCACATGGCGATGAAATTTGACCGCTCCTAGGTTAACGGAAGCCGTCTGCATCCAGTATGCGAGGAGCTTGTGATAAAGCAAGAAGAAAAACGCAATACAGAGGC is part of the Candidatus Poribacteria bacterium genome and encodes:
- a CDS encoding Gfo/Idh/MocA family oxidoreductase, coding for MSDKVGIGLIGCGGMGSHHARNLAEIEGAHLRGFADVRSEAAQQLQTEVGCDYCTTDPQDLFNDDLVDVVLICTHHDLHVPLAIEAAEAGKQIFVEKPLALTIEGCEQIETAVERASVKLMAGFQARFSPFIAKLKEVVPTPLVIVGQLVDPRWGDDSWANDPVEGGGNVLSQGCHLFDAMCWLAGSEPTTIYAEGGNLTHPKIPEITDSVVATIRFANGCVATGLAGKAFYELFGGTKTATLYGYYGEPAIKFWGVEPADFTMEDLPSDYRNGSAAHGYVDEMQALIDWVGKDIDPVNAAKVKDGLRATKIGVKAIESIRTGQPQHF
- a CDS encoding mandelate racemase/muconate lactonizing enzyme family protein gives rise to the protein MKITNIETFIVDAGWRPWTFVKVATDEGITGYGECSDGRSPHGIVGTIKDLEQALIGTDPRAFEMRFWDMIRGTRQSPGGIAAKAIAGIEC
- a CDS encoding glycosyltransferase family 39 protein, yielding MQTASVNLGAVKFHRHVVPLYALPQIDLSIWILPALVVLIVFLLLCCRIFLQQSASSTQLFVISIGFFLIISISVAMIDGYREVAGRHLPAFLEPYTRTRYEYYSDVPKVDRVGLLSFMRDYAKPELFSTLSGHAQTHPPGGILFLWIISKLFGYNLLAASLGSVIFTSLTVIPIYLLAKELYGESIGRYALVLLLITPNFVMFTGTSMDGPFSLFPILSLYLFYRGIFSGQARFYGFLTGISLGCGLLMTYSTVFIGLFFSVVMLLTLIVDRSRFRRTLTLLLIAGVTFITFYLLIFLFTGFNLIEALQASIRKDRAALGTGYETIGRYFHLSVGNLFAFFIGVGIPMTTVWLRQVVLAIQDRRHGKPIDIYIVGYLISLLVIAFSTLFTMEVERVWIFMAPFIVLPVAKHLSRRGLADFYWVAGLSCLQLVLFEATLYTYW